One genomic window of Misgurnus anguillicaudatus chromosome 12, ASM2758022v2, whole genome shotgun sequence includes the following:
- the LOC129452707 gene encoding uncharacterized protein, with protein MSFPPSISALFAQMAGVNKDRCKWTNEETRYFLNLIYERNITAILDSKNLRNAIIYQELAKEMSNNGYDNKPWDVLRSKWKALKQRYMFQKRQLSRSGAGGKIKGKFDFFDEMDQILGQRPIVASLDSIINSSAETSITDDKSNDEGEVTESVTEESGDGTCSLSDASVSATTEALDKSLPIEEPATQSNPPRLWQRQSKRDQRKNDAGEMRSFYMSFLDQQREQAAQDQKSLESITTVISQAVQCLERCANAAERHAEATQVIADMSQQQNRVNYNTFQGQHRFNYHHAPHPPTPQPPTFDAAHSPPHMESSLPFTAYLNLP; from the exons atgtcatttcCGCCCAGTATTTCCGCTCTGTTTGCACAAATGGCGGGTGTCAACAAAGACAGATGTAAGTGGACAAACGAGGAGACGAGAtactttttaaatttaatttacgaGAGAAACATAACGGCTATTTTAGACAGCaaaaatttaagaaatgcaatcATTTATCAGGAACTGGCGAAAGAAATGTCAAACAATGGTTACGACAACAAGCCGTGGGACGTCCTCCGGAGTAAATGGAAGGCGCTCAAACAGCGATATATGTTTCAAAAAAGACAGTTATCACGCAGCGGTGCCGGAGGGAAAATAAAAGGCAAGTTCGACTTTTTTGATGAGATGGATCAGATCCTCGGCCAAAGACCCATCGTAGCTTCCTTGGATTCTATTATTAACAGCTCAG CCGAGACTTCAATTACTGATGATAAGAGCAATGATGAGGGAGAGGTTACAGAGTCCGTTACAG AAGAGTCAGGAGATGGAACATGCAGCTTGAGTGATGCCAGCGTGTCAGCAACCACGGAAGCACTAGACAAATCCTTGCCCATTGAAGAACCGGCCACACAGAGTAACCCACCAAGATTATGGCAACGCCAGTCAAAGAGAGACCAAAGAAAGAATGATGCCGGGGAGATGAGATCCTTCTACATGTCCTTTCTCGATCAACAACGTGAGCAGGCAGCACAAGATCAAAAATCATTGGAGTCCATCACCACGGTCATTTCACAGGCAGTTCAGTGTCTTGAGCGGTGTGCCAATGCTGCCGAGAGGCATGCAGAAGCCACTCAAGTCATTGCTGACATGAGCCAACAACAAAATAGGGTCAATTACAATACATTTCAAGGCCAACACCGATTTAACTACCACCACGCTCCACATCCACCCACTCCCCAACCACCCACATTTGATGCTGCACACTCACCTCCTCACATGGAATCTAGCTTGCCATTCACTGCTTATCTTAACTTACCGTAG